Genomic DNA from Fimbriimonas ginsengisoli Gsoil 348:
ATGTGGATCGCCTTTGGCGTGATGTTTGCCATCGACATGCTGAACGGGTTCCACTACCTTTATCCGAACCTACCGTCCATCCCCGTTAAAGATCTCTTCTACATTGACCGCGCCTTCAAAGACCCCCCGCTGAGCAACATCGGCGATTTCCGAATCTCGATCTACCCGTTCATGGCCGCGGTCGGTCTCTTCATGCCGAGCGACATGCTGCTCAGCTTCGTGGTGTTCTTCCTTCTGCGAAAGGTGACCCACGTCGCCCTCGCTGCCAACGGCATCCCGCAGAGCACGTTCTCGGGCACCGGCAACACCCCCGGCCCCCCTTATTTCGACGAGCAGACCTGGGGCGCGGTAATCGCGATGTTCCTGGGCGCGGTCTGGGTCTCGCGAGAGTATCTGCGGGAGGTGTGGCGCGATATCCGCACCGGCAAGCGAGCGCTGGATGGAGGCGTCAAGCACCAATGGGCCTTCGTCGGCCTGCTCGTCAGCTTCTTTACCGTAGTGGGAATGGGCGTGTTGGGCGGCCTACCGCCGCTCTACATGATCCCGTACGTGGCGTTCTTCCTGATGTTCAGCATCGTGGTCGCCCGCGTCCGCGCCCAACTCGGCCCGCCCACCCACGAATTCGCCTTCTTCGGCTCGAATTCGATCATGCACCGGTTCCTGGGCACCAAGTGGATGAGCGACAGTCAGGCGACTTGGCTCAATCACGCCTTCCTCTCGATGAACCGGATCTATCGGAACCATCCGATGCCGTACCAGCTCGAAGCGATGAAGATGGCGCAGATCGAGCGGCTCAACCAGAAGAAGATGTTCCTGATGATCGCGGGCGCCACCGTTCTCGGCTTCTTCCTATCCATGTTCTTCAATCAGGCGCAGGTGTATCGAACCGGGCATATCGGCGGCACCGAGGCTGCGACCTACCTGTCGAACATCATCAACGACCGTAAAGGGCCGGACATCGTCGGGATCACGATGACGATCTTCGGATTCGCCGTCGTCATGATCCTCGACGCGATCCGGTTTCGGTTCCCCGGCTTCCCGCTTCACCCCGCCGGCTACTTCCTCTCGATGAACTTCGGGGTGGACTACTACTGGTTCGGAATGCTCATAGCCTTGTTCACGAAGAACTTTGTGCAACGGTACTATGGCCTTCGCGGGTACGACAAGCTAAGGGCGGTCGCCCTCGGCATTCTGCTCGGGGAGTACGCGGCGGAAACGATCTGGATGACGATGGCATTGATCACCAAGCAGAGCACCTACACGATCTCGTTCAACGATCGGAGTCTGGGTACTCAGTGAGCGAGTCCGAAACGCCTCCCATCACCGAGGAACCCCGGCACACCTTCGGCTGGTGGATGCTCGGGCTTCTGTTGGCGGTGATGCTGGTGAACTCTCTGGTGACCTCCCTGAGCCCCAAGAACGCCGCCGCCAACCCGCCAATCAATGCGAACGAAGAGCTTCTCAAGCAGGTGGTTTCCCAGCTCCGGCTGATCTCCTACTCTCCCACCGGCGACGAGACGTCTACAAAAGATCTCCGGACGAAGACGCTCGAGGAGTTAAAAGAGCCGATCTCGGACCTTGTGCCGGCGAGCAAAACCGATCCCGCGGCGGCCCGGATGTATGCGGCGATGCGGACCGAGGCGGGCGAATCGGTGCCCCAGGAAAGCCTAGCCCCGTTGCGTAACAGCAAATCTCCCAGCGACCAGGTCTTGGCGAGGATCTACGGAGTCCCCAAACTTTCACCCGCCGAGGCGAAGGCAATGGTAGCTATGCTGCCCGACGAGCCATTTGTTTATCAGCTCGCTAAGGTCCACGCCCTGGAAAAGTCCGGCGACAAAGAAGCTCGAGACCGAATTTTCACTGGCCGGCGCGCCATTGGAATGGTGGTGGCCGGGATCTTTGCGATCATGGTCCTCATCGGGAGCGCCATTGCCTGGTCGCTCTATATGCGCGCTCGCCGCGATAATAAGATTGGCGAGAGCTCTGGCTACCCAATGGGCTCGATCACCCTCGCCGACGCCGACCGTCTAGCGTTAAGGGCGGCCCAAATCGTCGGACTCTTCCTGGTTTACTTAGTGCTCGCCGCGCTCCTTCGACTCGGCGCCGCCGGAACGATCGCCTCTGGAATCGCGATCATCGTCACGTTGCCGATCCTCGCGCAGGTGCCGGTGTACGGTAAGCGGATCACGCTTCAGACCGCCGGGATCTCCGCGCGAAACCTATTCCAACACATCCTCTGGGGAATCGGCGGCTTCCTGGTCGAGTTGCCCATCGCTCTCTTCATGGCGGCGTTAGGGGCGGCGCTTTTCAGCTTCCTTCCCGCACCGACGCACCCGGCAGCTCAGGAGCTTGCCCAGGCGAAGGATCTTTGGTCGAAGCTGCCGATTATCCTTTTCGCGACGATCACCGCGCCAATCTGGGAGGAGTTCGTGTTCCGTGGCCTGCTTTTCCCGGCGCTGGGCCGGGTATTCGGCCGGGTCGTTGCGGCCGCGGTCGCCACCGGTTTCATCTTCGCCATGATCCACCCTCAAGGCATCGCCCTCTGGTTCGGCCTCGCGACCGTCGGAACGATGGGCTGCGCCCTCACCTACCACACGCGCTCCCTCATCCCGACCATGGTCATGCATATGCTCCACAACACCGCCACGGTCGCCCTCCTCCTCCTAATGACGGCACCCGTGTGAATGGACCGCCGGTCTCCAGACCGGCATCCGGAACGGCGATTCGAGACAAATGAAGATCGTAGTGTGTAACGACGAGCGCCATATCGTGCACCTGCTCAAGGTGAGCTTGGAGCGGCAAGGGCACGAGGTCCACCCCGTTTATGACGGCCTCGACTGTTTGAATAAAGTCCACGAGGTGTGGCCCGACCTACTGGTGCTCGATCGCCAAATGCCCGGAATGGGCGGTGAAGAAGTCCTCGCCGAACTCCGGCGCCACCCCGACACGCGAGACCTCAAGGTCGTCTTCCTCGATGAGAATCATGATGACGACGACTCTTTCCCTGGCTCGTCCTTACGTCGTTTCTTTTCGTCGGGAGGCTAAGTGCTTGTCGACGATCATCACTGCACCTGGTCCCTATGGTGATGATGATCGTCGACAACCCCACCAGAGGCATTCCGACCTTGGAGAGGTCTTCCGAAATTAGCCGCGGGTCAGCAGACCCGCGGTAAGGAGTCCGCCGCCCTCCCCCGACCCCGGCAGGCGGTCGAAGAACCTACTTGGTCGCTACCATTCCGCGAGCCGGACCAAGGGCTTCGTCCGGTAGAACCCTCTCCGGTCCGCTAACCGCTAACCGCCAACTGCTAGCCGCTAATACCGTTGGGATTGGGATATACGAGAGGCTCCTTACTCGGGCGGGCCGCCCGTGCCACGGTAACCGTCCCCTCGGCGGAGGTCCCGTCAGTTGGTTCTGCGGCAGGTATATTGAGCTTAGACACACCTCCTCGCCACTGACGGTTCCTACCGCCGCGCCGGGGAGGCGCGACCTAGGAGGCGGCAATACAAGTGAATAGTTTCGGCGCGCAGGCAACGTTCGCGAGCGGCGGCAGCGAGTACACCATCTACAGACTCGATGCCCTCAAAGCGAAGGGACACGATATCGGGAAGCTTCCCTACTCC
This window encodes:
- a CDS encoding DUF6785 family protein, yielding MATTLPPETGPIEAEAQRPMGAIRLRAVLAGFLLCFPVVYAVAGQSISSIFSMMTPPISALLALVIVNWPLRRFAPKLAFNQSDLIVVFSILSVAAAIGGEWSGYQFAGVYSYPFKAQTDPLYRDHFLKLPEWFTIRDLDKVKDMQSGGKDMLYAFHKLPIFLPIYISMGLVVVSLCFAMICINSIMRGAWCERERLTFPLIQLPVAMAEDGGGGGMWKSKHMWIAFGVMFAIDMLNGFHYLYPNLPSIPVKDLFYIDRAFKDPPLSNIGDFRISIYPFMAAVGLFMPSDMLLSFVVFFLLRKVTHVALAANGIPQSTFSGTGNTPGPPYFDEQTWGAVIAMFLGAVWVSREYLREVWRDIRTGKRALDGGVKHQWAFVGLLVSFFTVVGMGVLGGLPPLYMIPYVAFFLMFSIVVARVRAQLGPPTHEFAFFGSNSIMHRFLGTKWMSDSQATWLNHAFLSMNRIYRNHPMPYQLEAMKMAQIERLNQKKMFLMIAGATVLGFFLSMFFNQAQVYRTGHIGGTEAATYLSNIINDRKGPDIVGITMTIFGFAVVMILDAIRFRFPGFPLHPAGYFLSMNFGVDYYWFGMLIALFTKNFVQRYYGLRGYDKLRAVALGILLGEYAAETIWMTMALITKQSTYTISFNDRSLGTQ
- a CDS encoding response regulator, translated to MKIVVCNDERHIVHLLKVSLERQGHEVHPVYDGLDCLNKVHEVWPDLLVLDRQMPGMGGEEVLAELRRHPDTRDLKVVFLDENHDDDDSFPGSSLRRFFSSGG
- a CDS encoding CPBP family intramembrane glutamic endopeptidase encodes the protein MSESETPPITEEPRHTFGWWMLGLLLAVMLVNSLVTSLSPKNAAANPPINANEELLKQVVSQLRLISYSPTGDETSTKDLRTKTLEELKEPISDLVPASKTDPAAARMYAAMRTEAGESVPQESLAPLRNSKSPSDQVLARIYGVPKLSPAEAKAMVAMLPDEPFVYQLAKVHALEKSGDKEARDRIFTGRRAIGMVVAGIFAIMVLIGSAIAWSLYMRARRDNKIGESSGYPMGSITLADADRLALRAAQIVGLFLVYLVLAALLRLGAAGTIASGIAIIVTLPILAQVPVYGKRITLQTAGISARNLFQHILWGIGGFLVELPIALFMAALGAALFSFLPAPTHPAAQELAQAKDLWSKLPIILFATITAPIWEEFVFRGLLFPALGRVFGRVVAAAVATGFIFAMIHPQGIALWFGLATVGTMGCALTYHTRSLIPTMVMHMLHNTATVALLLLMTAPV